The Candidatus Methylomirabilota bacterium genome has a segment encoding these proteins:
- a CDS encoding Rid family detoxifying hydrolase — protein sequence MPKREIISTDAGPRTGLPYSQAVRHGDLVFVAGQVAIDPATGQVVEGDVRVQTRRVLDNVQAILRAAGTSLEHAVETVCFLRDIADFPAFNEAYRGYFPTDPPARTTVQAILPREGLKVEIRVVAAMPDGAGR from the coding sequence ATGCCGAAGCGCGAGATCATCTCCACCGACGCGGGGCCGCGGACCGGGCTGCCCTACTCCCAGGCCGTGCGCCACGGCGACCTCGTCTTCGTGGCCGGCCAGGTCGCGATCGACCCGGCGACCGGCCAGGTCGTCGAGGGCGACGTCCGGGTTCAGACGCGGCGGGTCCTCGACAACGTCCAGGCGATCCTGCGGGCGGCCGGCACCTCGCTCGAGCACGCGGTGGAGACGGTCTGCTTCCTGCGCGACATCGCGGACTTCCCCGCCTTCAACGAGGCCTACCGGGGCTACTTCCCGACGGACCCGCCGGCCCGCACCACCGTCCAGGCCATCCTGCCGCGCGAAGGGCTGAAGGTGGAGATCCGGGTCGTGGCCGCCATGCCCGACGGCGCCGGCCGCTGA
- a CDS encoding alpha/beta hydrolase: MAETRSDGVRIAYDDQGRGEPALIFLPGWCSSRAGFAGLPSRCSASRRTLVLDWRGHGDSGSPAADFGQDGLVTDVLAVVEASGVGQIIPVALAHAGWVAIELRRRLGVRVPGLVLVDWLVLDAPPPFLAALKALQDPDRWRETRDRLFATWLHGLDHPAVARFVTEDMGAHDFAMWARAGREIARAYATHRSPLQALARLAPPPVLHLYAQPEDPGYLAAQRTFADSHPWFHVQKLAARSHFPMFEVPDQMAAAIESFVGP; the protein is encoded by the coding sequence ATGGCCGAGACGCGCAGTGACGGCGTGAGGATCGCCTATGACGACCAGGGCCGGGGCGAGCCGGCCCTGATCTTCCTGCCCGGCTGGTGCTCGAGCCGCGCCGGCTTCGCCGGGCTCCCGAGCCGCTGCAGCGCCTCCCGGCGCACGCTGGTGCTCGACTGGCGCGGTCACGGAGACTCGGGGTCGCCCGCCGCCGATTTCGGCCAGGACGGCCTGGTTACCGACGTCCTGGCGGTCGTCGAGGCGAGCGGCGTCGGGCAGATCATTCCCGTCGCGCTCGCCCACGCCGGCTGGGTGGCGATCGAGCTGCGCCGCCGCCTCGGCGTCCGGGTGCCGGGCCTCGTCCTCGTCGACTGGCTCGTCCTCGACGCGCCGCCGCCCTTCCTCGCCGCCCTGAAGGCGCTCCAGGACCCGGACCGCTGGCGGGAGACCCGCGATCGTCTCTTCGCAACGTGGCTCCACGGGCTGGATCACCCGGCGGTGGCGCGCTTCGTCACCGAGGACATGGGCGCCCACGACTTCGCGATGTGGGCCCGGGCCGGCCGCGAGATCGCGCGCGCCTACGCCACGCACCGAAGCCCGCTCCAGGCCCTGGCCCGGCTGGCGCCGCCGCCGGTTCTCCACCTCTACGCTCAGCCCGAGGACCCCGGGTACCTGGCGGCGCAGCGGACGTTCGCCGACAGCCACCCGTGGTTCCACGTGCAGAAGCTCGCCGCGCGGAGCCACTTCCCGATGTTCGAGGTGCCCGACCAGATGGCCGCGGCGATCGAGAGCTTCGTCGGTCCCTAG
- a CDS encoding amidase family protein — MNATDLCYTPATELGRLIRSRKLSPVELTDGVLARIERLNPKLNAFLTVTADHARELARAAEARVQRGTLIGPLDGIPYSIKDLEPTAGIRTTYGSKFFEENVPSEDGIVAARLRATGGVLLGKTNTPHFGYKDMCDNLIGPPCRNPWNLGRTSGASSGGAGAAVAAGLGPIAHGSDGSGSIRIPSALCGIFGMKPSLGRVPYWPSADLWNTRSHNGPMTRTVRDAALLLQAMAGPDPRDPMSIDAPPADYLAACEGDLKGMRVGWSRDLGFAAVDPEVGEIAASAARRFADLGCEVEEAKIDWGNPYEFHKVIYSVHVAARNHERARARPDWIEPTLMRMILDAAKLSAIDFVQAWLARTVFAERVRATFERYDLLLTPQMPVAAWPADPGPFEGLPDLGGKPAHSIFDRVPFMYPFNLTGQPAANAPCGFTRERLPVGLQIVGRWHRETDVFRAAACFEALQPWASHRPPLD, encoded by the coding sequence ATGAACGCGACCGACCTCTGCTATACACCCGCCACCGAGCTCGGCCGGCTGATCCGATCCCGGAAGCTCTCCCCCGTCGAGCTGACGGATGGCGTGCTCGCCCGCATCGAGCGGCTCAACCCGAAGCTCAACGCCTTCCTCACCGTCACGGCGGACCACGCGCGCGAGCTGGCGCGGGCGGCCGAGGCCCGGGTCCAGCGCGGCACGCTGATCGGCCCCCTGGACGGCATCCCGTACTCCATCAAGGACCTCGAGCCGACCGCGGGGATCCGCACGACCTATGGCTCGAAGTTTTTCGAGGAGAACGTGCCGAGCGAGGACGGCATCGTGGCCGCGCGTCTTCGCGCCACCGGCGGCGTGCTTCTCGGCAAGACCAACACGCCGCACTTCGGCTACAAGGACATGTGCGACAACCTGATCGGCCCGCCCTGCCGGAATCCCTGGAACCTCGGGCGCACCTCCGGCGCCTCGTCCGGCGGCGCCGGCGCGGCGGTGGCGGCCGGCCTCGGGCCGATCGCCCACGGCTCGGACGGCTCCGGCTCGATCCGCATCCCCTCGGCCCTCTGCGGGATCTTCGGGATGAAACCGTCGCTCGGCCGGGTCCCCTACTGGCCGAGCGCCGACCTCTGGAACACCCGCTCCCACAACGGCCCGATGACCCGCACGGTGCGCGACGCCGCGCTCCTCCTCCAGGCCATGGCCGGCCCCGACCCGCGCGATCCGATGTCGATCGACGCGCCGCCGGCCGACTACCTGGCGGCCTGCGAAGGGGACCTCAAGGGGATGCGGGTCGGCTGGAGCCGCGACCTCGGCTTCGCGGCGGTCGACCCCGAGGTGGGGGAGATCGCGGCGAGCGCGGCCCGGCGCTTCGCCGATCTCGGCTGCGAGGTGGAGGAGGCGAAGATCGACTGGGGCAATCCCTACGAGTTCCACAAGGTGATCTACTCGGTGCACGTGGCGGCCCGGAACCACGAGCGCGCGCGCGCCCGGCCCGACTGGATCGAGCCCACGCTCATGCGGATGATCCTGGACGCCGCCAAGCTCAGCGCCATCGACTTCGTGCAGGCCTGGCTCGCCCGCACCGTCTTTGCCGAGCGCGTCCGCGCCACCTTCGAGCGCTACGACCTCCTCCTCACGCCCCAGATGCCGGTCGCGGCCTGGCCGGCCGACCCCGGGCCCTTCGAGGGCCTGCCCGACCTCGGCGGGAAGCCCGCCCACTCGATCTTCGACCGCGTGCCATTCATGTACCCGTTCAACCTGACCGGCCAGCCGGCCGCCAACGCGCCGTGCGGGTTCACCCGCGAGCGGCTGCCGGTGGGGCTCCAGATCGTGGGGCGCTGGCACCGGGAGACCGACGTCTTCCGCGCCGCGGCCTGCTTCGAGGCGCTCCAGCCATGGGCGTCCCACCGCCCCCCGCTCGACTAG
- a CDS encoding methyltransferase domain-containing protein, with protein sequence MARARRHPAHHRDAHGNPEDLEACLGRLLDPGRARWQKPGAVVRALRLRPGQTVGEIGAGPGFFTFRLARAVGPRGRVYAVDAEPRMLERLVARLPRSRVRNVTPVLGRDDDPLLPARCCDLILVVNTYHHFPDGRAFLRRLVRSLRPGGRLANVDFHDRETPVGPPLEHRVPREAFLRDAGRAGLRLAGEADFLPYQYFLILELRRTDGRDAQ encoded by the coding sequence GTGGCCCGAGCGCGGCGGCACCCAGCCCACCATCGAGACGCGCACGGCAATCCCGAGGACCTGGAGGCCTGCCTCGGTCGCCTCCTCGATCCCGGGCGCGCGCGCTGGCAGAAGCCGGGGGCGGTCGTCCGGGCGCTCCGGCTCCGGCCGGGGCAGACCGTGGGCGAGATCGGCGCCGGTCCCGGCTTCTTCACGTTCCGCCTGGCCCGCGCGGTGGGACCCCGCGGCCGCGTCTACGCCGTCGATGCCGAGCCTCGAATGCTCGAGCGTCTCGTCGCGCGGCTCCCCCGGTCGCGCGTCCGGAACGTCACGCCCGTCCTCGGCCGCGACGACGATCCACTCTTGCCCGCGCGCTGCTGCGACCTGATCCTGGTGGTCAACACCTACCACCACTTCCCCGATGGCCGCGCCTTCCTGCGGCGGCTCGTCCGCTCGCTCCGACCCGGCGGCCGGCTCGCCAACGTCGATTTCCACGATCGGGAGACGCCGGTCGGGCCGCCGCTCGAGCACCGCGTCCCCCGCGAGGCGTTCCTGCGAGATGCCGGGCGCGCCGGCCTGCGGCTCGCCGGCGAGGCCGACTTCCTGCCCTACCAGTATTTCCTGATCCTCGAGCTCCGGAGGACCGATGGCCGAGACGCGCAGTGA
- a CDS encoding maleylpyruvate isomerase N-terminal domain-containing protein, producing MATDRTFEARNAQESQRLKALVARLADADLERPVGHGWTVAATLVHLAFWDLRAITLIDRFEQEGVRPSPVDVDVVNDTVHALAQSIPPRAAAQLVVRAAEMVDRRIAALPDS from the coding sequence GTGGCCACCGACCGCACGTTTGAAGCCCGGAACGCCCAGGAGAGTCAGCGGCTGAAGGCGCTGGTCGCGCGGCTCGCCGACGCGGACCTCGAGCGCCCGGTCGGCCACGGCTGGACGGTGGCAGCGACGCTGGTGCACCTGGCGTTCTGGGACCTGCGGGCCATCACGCTGATCGACCGGTTCGAGCAGGAGGGTGTCCGCCCGTCGCCCGTCGACGTGGACGTGGTGAACGACACGGTCCACGCGCTGGCGCAGTCGATTCCCCCGCGGGCGGCGGCCCAGCTGGTGGTCCGGGCCGCGGAGATGGTGGACCGCCGGATCGCGGCCCTGCCCGACTCC